The proteins below are encoded in one region of Deltaproteobacteria bacterium:
- a CDS encoding ATP cone domain-containing protein → MTRPKKVQKRDGSLVPFAGEKIQNAIAKAAGEVLQDSISARAIASKLTATVIQKLFAQYNGCSIFKRIDHGN, encoded by the coding sequence ATGACGAGGCCTAAAAAAGTCCAAAAAAGAGACGGGTCTCTCGTTCCCTTCGCGGGAGAAAAAATTCAAAATGCCATCGCCAAGGCCGCTGGGGAGGTCCTGCAAGATTCTATCAGCGCCCGCGCAATCGCCAGCAAACTAACTGCAACCGTCATTCAAAAATTATTCGCTCAATATAACGGATGTTCCATATTTAAGCGAATAGACCATGGGAATTAA